In Melitaea cinxia chromosome 29, ilMelCinx1.1, whole genome shotgun sequence, the genomic stretch acaaatacaatatatatttgtatgttataatgatataaatgtatttactgTCTCTTATTAGACAATGTGGCGggtaaaaaaatttgatatttcGGGGTGTTCCCGCCTTTTTCTAACACAGCTCGAAATAAGGAGAACGGATCCAATTTCTTCTTTACGACAAGAAATCTGaaaggaaatataaaattaaatgattaaaattacatgaaatttaatatgtatttaaaataataaaaatatatatttaaggattttgttttatattaatccTTTGGCTACGTAAAAAGGTTATCTCCATGTAggatttatatgtaaagaaatctgatattttaaaaatccaaCGTAAACGAGTGGAGTTATAGGTTTGACACATATCTCTCTGTATCTGTAATCTGTATCGAACGGATGAAGAGATTTCGATGCAGCTTTATTACGTGAAAGCGAGTTTCCTTACGGTGGTTCTTAGCTATGTCGTATATCGATTTTCAGCAGTTTCAAGAGTATCCACTCTTTtacagaatttatttatttacatttgacaCATCAACAGCATAGcacaatatatttacatattatataacatcAGTACAAGCACTGATTATAATGCCAATAAAAGACGTGTACAATATTCTCTTTAAAAAAACGACATGTTATTGCCATCTACAAGAAATTACATAAATTcatttgaatacaaaaaaaaactgatagtaaaattaagataaaaatatcacaaaattttTGTGTagtgttttgttaatttttttatgtaatagttATTAGGTTTTTACCTATCAACGTCCCCGTAGCTCTTAGAAGCCAGCCCCAGCCTCTGGGCTGTCTGATGAAGGGCAGCTCTCTCCTCCTTGCTAAAATCACTGCTGAAGACCAAGTCAAGATCGATGGCATCCGAAGCCATGAACCTCCTCATCAGCTCTTGACCAGCTCGTTTTAAGTGATGTATGTCTCTGTCACTGCCTAGACCGGCTCTGTTTACctgttacaataaataaataaataaacaaatgctCCACATTTAATggctcccagtaggattttcacCTTCATTTTATCgagggtccgaaaacacacacaccacacaagTACAAAATACCCAGATAAGGACAGTCATAtatatgactagctgtgcccgcggcttcgcccgcgttgaaatcagtgtgtcacaaagttttcccggcaaacttccagtgaaactctcatcaaaatcggcctagccgttacgtaaaccttcctcttaaaccgcatgaaaatccgttcagtagattttgagggaatcgatcacatacacttttggagactttgttttataatacactaactgttgcccgcgactacatccgcgtggttataaagatatgcattactattaggatgtttaacgcaaattattgttttatttcagttacttgaaatgcttatcacactgaataactttttaaaaggcacaatttagtataatttaatagttgcttttataaaacctctctatacaccacattcttagttttattttcaggcagcagtataaaaaacctatcaggcgaacttatatgtttcatacaaactatcaaccccaattaagccccttagcggtggaatatcgcaaaatccgttcttagcggacgtctactaactataatctacctccctgccaaatttcatctttgtccatcctggatggatgaaccctccagcggtttttgagttctcgtgatgagtgagtcagtgacctttctcttttatatatatagattacgatgcattatttggacactatctcatcatctatagagtacacattttacatttcaagtcccttacttcaaaaatatagaactttcatacaaacttccaacccccgttttacccctttaagggttgaaTTTCTTAAAACCaacttagcagatgtctacaccccataaggaaactacctgccaaatttcaagtttgtatctgttatagtttcggagattttgttatgagggagccaacctaccatcccccggtttaaccccaaaaaggagttgatctcTTAaagtacattatttggacaccttttcgccatctatagagtttacattttaaatttcaagtctcttacttcaaaaacataggactttcattcaaactatcaacccccgtttcacccctttaggggtcgagtttcgtaaaatcggttcttagcaaatatctacgtcttataaggaacctccctgctaaatttcaagtttgtaggtgttatagtttcggagatttcgtgatcagtgagttaatctacgatcccccgttttaaccccaaaaaggggttgatttctaaatattcattatttggtcaccttttcaccatctatagagcttacattttaaatttcaagtctcttacttcaaaaacataggactttcatacaaacttccaacccccgtttcacccccttagggatcgagtttcgtaaaatccgttcttagcggatgcctacgtcttataaggaacttACCTGCCacatttcaagtttgtaggtgttatagtttcggagatttcgtgatgagtgagtgacctttcgcttttatatatattatatagactaatacaaatgtttgtcatgtgcggagatagaacccgcgaccgctagcgcaaagCCAGTTCTGTGacctgcgccaacgcgtcgtctgctaattaataataaatattacaatgagtgacatgtttttttaaaagtaagtaaaaaacaagcgtacagccaCCAGACGTGTTTGTTTTACGTTACCTGTTAAATATTGAAAAGGACTTTTTACATCTATAAGTTATTATTgagaattttttaaagatatttataaatagttattaacTAGTAACATAGGCTAAAGCCCTGAACGTTGCTCTGTCACTACAAGCAGAAAAGTGGttctaaatgtaaatatatttgaaactaCGAAGTGCGTTTACTCTACAGCAGTAGTACAACTTTTGAAATGAAACTTAGTACATAGATAACTATCTATAGTTATCTATACtatctaaactaatattataagctgAATAGTTGTtactaaaattacttttgtattggatagtccatttaccgaggaaggctttCGCTTAAATCAACGCGTGTGAAAACGCAGGGCACAACTAGTATTGCACACAGTTAGAGTTACCATTTGTAAATGAGGTTTGATCGGTTCTTCAATCCCTTGAGCGTCAGCGCCGAGACCTCCGCCCTTCCAGCCCATCATTTTCATCATTCTGAAACAAATTaacaacttaaaatttttgtatttattattagtaaaactGATAATTATTACGCATTCGCATTtagccagtaatatcccacagctgggaaaaggcctttttctccacgtaggagaagaattAGAGCTTAACCcatcacactgctccaatgcaggttagcgggtatattccctaatatgaggaacgattgctatcaggtgttcatgataacaaccgagaccgacagcttagcgTGCACTCCGAGgcaaaactgaggtagggcacagcaggaagaaatctcctgctcaaaatatgaagcagctcgagggtagtgcctcgaccttacagaagatcctgTTGGTAAGGTGATCAGAGAGGACATcggggctaatatacgagtgccatcgagctctgacgaaggtaagtgaaacaaacaccagTATCCTCCAATGGATAAAGggccacagtggatcgcgaggcaacgaCGCGGCTGACCGACTagcgaggaatggatcggagatgagggtccacggacccgaacccattctacctctgcctttcggatggctgcgcagccagctgcgacacaacaccaaggtaatgcaccaagaatattggacaaacctgtgtgtgtgtgctgtgtggctacggcactaaagaatttagccaccccctctcttcccgtgggtgtcgtaagaggcgactaagggataacaaggttccacaacaatcttggaacttaagaagccgaccggtggcggaataaccatccaactgctggtttttgaaatacacaggccgaagacgggcagcagcgtcttcggtgcgacaaagccagtactgcggtcaccaacccgcctgcccagcgtggtgactatgggcaaaacaaatgagttcacgttatttttggcgtaaacttgtggaggcctatgtccagcagtggactgtataggctgtaatgatgatgatgatgattggacaaacctaaccacctgcaggcagaccaaggaagctcttccgacgatcaacccaggattgtcccgcaaacttcgcggctatgggagagcccagctccgactactggtcggggctgttaccggacatgccttgctcaacaaacacttacacaatttaggtgttacagacagccccctatgcagagcgtgcatggaggcagaagaaacggccacacacatcctgctggaatgcggtagtgtggcgaactacTGGGCGatacacctcgggacaccgaggtcgctccgggaagtcgtcggcaacgcaaggggtctgctaggcttcctcaaggagctaggctggcatgaatgaagcccccagcctaccacgcaaaataggcgcactaagacgtcgagttgcggagaatagcccgtggataatcaatcaatcaatcaaggtgatcagagctcctggagggaattggggataaggtcggccacgcgcttgcgatacttctggcgttgcagacgtttataagctacggtcatCACTTACCATCACGTGACCCGGACGCTTGCTTGCCgaactagttatataaaaaaagcagcTGTAGAGCGCCATCTATTTACCGTTAAAAGCacaagttaaataaatactataataatacacACTTGACAGCGACACTGGTCTCGACAGGTTTCCCAAATTCTCTAGCCTGTGTCACATCACCGACCGACACTCTCTCACCTTGCTCCATCCACTGCTCCTTGATCATGAGACTCGGGACTTTAGACTGCAGTTTCTgttattcaaattataattataaatcaaaagtcatatttataatattaggagtgttgtaaaaacaaatgtttaataaaaaaaaaccgtctttaCTTTGACCAGTAATACGAATACAACGtagatgaacaaaaaaaaattgtcaaataaatatgtattattacagataatcaaaaagtactcatcagatctcaaaAATTTAATTGGGATTACATAAAGAAcattacctttcgattaaaaaaaagaatcatcgaaattggttcaaccaataaaaaaaagttcaaagttaacacagataaaaaaatcattaattaatgtaatttcatTGATGCTTAACGGAtgcttaaccgacttcaaaaaaggaggagattctcaattccaCTGTAAGGTTTTCTATGTTTCACCTCacaacattttactgggtgtaccgattttgatgattcctgTTTAGAAAGTTAGTTCTTATCGTGTTTTTGACTGATCattaataatgagtatttatttGAATTCTAAAATTGaacatgtaattaaaaaaaaaacaactactaGAAACAGTAATCGAAAAGCACATACATACATTCCAAGCtaatttttcaacaattttcTTTGCCTCCACTTTTGTACCTGTCGCATGGGCTATGACAACACCTTTGATAGCGAGTGTCAatacattattttcatatttagttGTTACTGGTATACGGCATACTTGACAGCTggctgaaaaaataaattatttgagtGACCATTCTTACGCAAACAGCTTAATGTAATACAAAACAGGTTTAATGTTTGGTTGTTAGTCCATGTGGGTGGACCCCACCGTgcctgagagcacgttaagctgtcggtcccggttattatcatgtatacctgatatcgatcgttactcatactcatatctgccaacctgcgttggagcagcgtggtggattaagctctgatttttCTCGGCCATCTccatcagtgggatattacaggctcaagTGTATAAGCGTAAATACAAAACTAAGAGTGTTTAAATAGCTTGTTTATTAACTTGAAACAAGCAAGTGAAATAAACAAAgtgtaagcaaaaataaaataatgtaacttaaaaaaatattgagaacACTTATTACAATATGATATAttggtaataatataaaaataaaaaggcaaAAGCTTACtaagctaatttaaaataatttggttCTGAAGGTTTAAACTTAAAACTGTAGTACCCACAACACCTTTTGCATAACGATAGAAATCAATCCTAATAATTATTACTCAATACTAAGTAGTTCTTGTGATCTTAAGACACTTCGACACGACCTCTTGAAAAAGCAAACAACTTAGAACTAACAGAGATTTGTTGTAACCGTTAATTCCTTAATTATTAACGTGTTTATTACACtttgctgtgctgtgtggctacggcactaaagaatttagctaccccctctcttcccgtaggtgtcgtaagaggcgactaagggataacaaggttccacaaccaccttggaacttaagaagccgaccgatggcgggataaccatccaactgctggcttagaaatacacaggccgaagacgggcagcagcgtcttcggtgcgacaaagccagtactgcggtcaccaacccgcctgcccagcgtggtgactatgggcaaaacacatgagttcacgctatttttggcgtaaacttgtggaggcctatgtccagcagtggactgtttaggctgtaatgatgatgatgattattacaCTTTTATCTTATCATTTATTAACGTATACGTACTTCAAAATGCTTCGCACTCCTAAAGACGATGAGGTTATTAAATTACCTAGTATTCGTTACCTAGTGTAGCGCAAGACAAAAGCACCCTCGTACAGACTGCTCATCACCGTTCGTCAGCCtataaatggaaataataactatttccAACCCTCTATAATGCAGTTTTTAGAGTACAACACTTTGCACAATTATGGAAGGTGTCAGAGATTCTCATGCTACACAAACCGGGAAAGCCTCCATCTTCCTATTGACCGATTAGTGTGCTGCCAATGTTATCTAAAACCCTCGAAAAAATACTGCTTAGAAGAATTCTCCCAATTCTTGGGCAAAATAAGTCCGTACCAACCACCAGTTTGACTTCAGACAGAAACATTCAACAGTAGAACAGGTTCACCTGATATTCCACAAAATAAGGAATACCTTAGAAGAAGGAGAGTATTGATATATTACACATCAGTGTTTTTGGATATAAAACAAGCCTTCAATAGAGTCTGGCATAAGGGCCTGCTATGCAAACTTAAGTCATGCTGACCACACTCATATCATCTGCTCTTCACTTTGTATCTGACACACAGGTTATCACATACAAAGTTATCTTAAAACTGGTGTGGTTGTACGAAATCCAGTTATGGGGCAGTGCTGCTAAATCTAACATTAACTTCATACAAAGAGCCCAAAACTGTCATGTTCAATAAGTGATGTGTCACGTGGTCACGAAGGTCTGTCACGAACAATGAAATACAGAAAAACCTTAAAATTGAATCAGTCACAGAAGAGATTCAAAGGCATACCTCTAAGTATAGAGTAAGTAATAAAGAAGTAACTGGAGAGAAACCCTAATGAACTAGCTGCCGCATTTACGACaagacaacaaaaaaaaaagaaagattaaaaagaaaaactattctacattaataaaaataattacaataagcAGTAGATGGCTCACTGGAATCACACAGTACATGTCGTAAATTCACACAATAGATCTGCTTAAAGTAAAAAGTACTGATtgcagatttaaaaaaattattaattaaaaaaaaaaattgcgacataaaaaatgatgataacttaaaatataaaaaatttactcaCACTGTATATTAGAAAGCTTTGTAGTCCACGGTCGTATCAAAAGTACCATTTTACCAAACTcagtatcaaacattttttcTGAAAACTTACTTATATCTAAACATTTTATAGCTTGCATTTCTTTTAAGTAATGATTTTCATCCTGTAGAACTTTTTTACTAGGTTTATTATCGGTAGAACTAGTATCAATCTTTTGTATATTACTGGCTTGACCATTAGAACTAGAATCGCCTATTATATTACTGGGTTTACTGTTAGAACTGGAACTTTTTACATCTTGTTCTATATTGTTAACTACTACTGACACATACTCCGATTGTTCGTTAATAGTAACACTATGGCCCTGACGTACAAAGACAATTTTTGCATTTTTTGGAGCTGGACCTTCTTTTATCACACCGCCTTCTCTTTTGACCCCCTTTGCTCTATCTACCGCTGCGACAGAAGCCGATACAAATGTTCTTTGTAACTTTTTCCGCTTAGATTTTCTGTACTGTACTGCAACCTGTAATTGGTTAAAAGTCATTGAAATTTTGAGTAAATCTAAAAAGATATAATGTATTattgcataaatatataaatattgtctattacatacatatatattacaaatttatagaGGTTCTACTAATaagattaaaatgttttgtttataaaaaaacatactcAACATTCAAGTTATACACAAGCCTTTTtccaaaatacaataaattaagtataatttattattgcaaaATTTATTTCTTGAATTTTATTcattgcatgaaatacagcacacctaaatccacacatctttatcattaatatacTCTTGTATGTGTGTTATATGTTGACTAGGCTTTAGATTatgagccatttcacaattttacgctctgcaagtttaggtaaatttggacgcatcgcgcgagtcgtacgatcTTTGtactagtaagtatagtgtgacaaccaaaagaccatcttgatcattttctaatgtataataaaaattaataactatggtataaaatattttttacataattaatttgttaaaaatttcaagtatgttatataacaacagtcaataaatttaaaataaaaatgaaaaatcaattttataattaaatttttttaaactgatttagttttttcagtttacgaatgaatctaatatttacgatatgaataaaatagcattttatgacatcgacaccgacaaacatattaatattttgtattgtattgtgctcggttttccgcatttagacacagagGTGGTCCGTTgtgcgtgaaaagagggctgactaattcagccagcccagctccttccagaagctcagaagcctcctggggcgtttacaggcttctcggagcgtccttattcccttgaggatggtagcccggtgtgcggccactccctcgcattccaggattacgtgggcggctgtttcttcagcagccagacagcccctgcaaagagggctgtctgttgcattcatgatgaatacttggtgattaagtgccatatggccggtaatcgtgccaacaactattcggATGTCCAAACGGttaagactgagcagtcggcacgctaggtgcggtgatacttccgtgagtatcagtttagactgtctacagccggtttggtttgcccaaagggcattgtgatttgcacgtgtacgttgccttacccacgagcgcagttgcCCAAAAGGTAGCGGCATTAGGATagttgggccggcaacctttgtattggacccctgtcttgcaagctcgtcggcagcGTCGTTACCGTGtgatccactatgtccttttatccactgtaggattacctcattatgtgaggctaatacttccagggtttgatgacattcgtatataagactagagttgaTCGAGTTGCTCTCTAGTGCTTTAAGTACagccatgctgtccgacagaatacggattttgcaatccctaatgccttttgacaggacggcggtggctgcatgggttatcgcaacacatTCACATTGAAAAATGGAactgtgttggcccagcgttagtgataaattgatattaaggtCTTGTGAGTCCGTGTAGATGCGGACCTCACGTATGCCGGACtggtctctttcagcctcaaatggttgtatatggtatttcctttcaaaaatatgttgtttgggaatcctatcacatGGAGCGgcaagtagtggctcatagctcacaaggttgctccaaagtttgttgtgtggaccctcctggttgcaccacaggcccaagtgtttcagcctgatagctgacatagccgcctcctgttgta encodes the following:
- the LOC123667935 gene encoding uncharacterized protein LOC123667935 yields the protein MSFDVNWDVTKYKVEHESDEHWSLRKAFMERWKNDYPEERLVCLAQVFSNIEFLGCSYPLELMTEVANLSRDVAVQYRKSKRKKLQRTFVSASVAAVDRAKGVKREGGVIKEGPAPKNAKIVFVRQGHSVTINEQSEYVSVVVNNIEQDVKSSSSNSKPSNIIGDSSSNGQASNIQKIDTSSTDNKPSKKVLQDENHYLKEMQAIKCLDISKFSEKMFDTEFGKMVLLIRPWTTKLSNIQSSCQVCRIPVTTKYENNVLTLAIKGVVIAHATGTKVEAKKIVEKLAWNKLQSKVPSLMIKEQWMEQGERVSVGDVTQAREFGKPVETSVAVKMMKMMGWKGGGLGADAQGIEEPIKPHLQMVNRAGLGSDRDIHHLKRAGQELMRRFMASDAIDLDLVFSSDFSKEERAALHQTAQRLGLASKSYGDVDRFLVVKKKLDPFSLFRAVLEKGGNTPKYQIFLPATLSNKRQ